In one Ictalurus furcatus strain D&B chromosome 10, Billie_1.0, whole genome shotgun sequence genomic region, the following are encoded:
- the lmnl3 gene encoding lamin L3 isoform X2 codes for MITSTPETSAGRPSRSGRRSATAAAAAPGGSPSSVSPTRLSRLQEKEDLRQLNDRLANYIERVRQLENEKSSMRLLLEEKEESTTRELKNVRVLYETELADARKTLDNTANERARLQIEYSQLCEDHRNLVARNNKKEAELSNALERWRNLEAALNSKEADYANLLATNRRLESDVSDLTTQVDNLDTALQNAKAQVNSETLRRVDTENQMQTLHEQMEFQKQLGEQEVREMRSRYESRLVEVDSGRQKEFESKLAEAMQQLRQEHESQIQQYKDDLERTFNAKLENAKQVALKNSDYATTTREELEGTRIKVESQSIQINSLQKQNRELEARVQDLERALDRERQLSQQRLSQKEQEMADMRQQMQAQLEEYQSLLDIKLMLDMEINAYRKMLEGEEQRLNLSPSPSQHAPISRTHVHATRKGWGKKRKHEGGSGLSPSYKVSQHSSARGCVSIDEIDLDGNFVRLKNNSDVDQPLGGWIVRRSQPGGTDIIFKIPPSYVLTAGQTLTIWSAGARVEQKPPSDLVLRSPKTWGAVNDVRVSLLNLYSEETAERCVVRLQGRTDGDSEDDLDEEGSVGPEIHLRRQAKRKKKKCCALS; via the exons ATGATAACGTCAACCCCTGAGACTTCAGCCGGCCGGCCGTCTCGCTCCGGGAGACGCAGCGCCACCGCCGCCGCCGCGGCCCCGGGAGGCTCTCCGTCCTCGGTTAGCCCGACCCGCCTGAGTCGCCTGCAGGAGAAAGAGGACCTGCGACAGCTCAATGACCGCCTCGCCAACTACATCGAGCGCGTGCGCCAGCTCGAGAATGAGAAATCATCCATGCGGCTCCTTCTggaggagaaagaagagagcACGACAAGGGAGCTGAAGAATGTGCGCGTGTTGTATGAAACGGAGCTAGCCGACGCTAGAAAAACTCTGGATAACACCGCGAATGAGCGAGCCAGGCTTCAGATAGAGTACAGCCAGCTGTGTGAAGACCACCGCAATCTAGTGGCCAG GAACAACAAGAAAGAGGCTGAACTGAGCAACGCATTGGAGCGCTGGAGGAATCTCGAAGCTGCCCTGAACTCCAAAGAGGCAGACTATGCTAATTTACTAGCAACTAACCGCAGACTGGAAAGTGATGTTTCAGACCTCACGACACAAGTGGATAAT CTGGATACAGCCTTGCAGAATGCCAAAGCTCAGGTTAATTCAGAGACGCTTCGTCGAGTCGACACAGAGAACCAGATGCAGACCCTCCATGAGCAGATGGAGTTTCAGAAGCAGCTTGGTGAACAG GAAGTGCGAGAGATGCGGAGTCGGTACGAGAGTCGTCTGGTGGAGGTGGATTCAGGGAGGCAGAAGGAGTTTGAGAGTAAGTTAGCAGAGGCCATGCAGCAGCTGCGACAAGAGCACGAATCCCAGATCCAGCAGTATAAAGACGACCTGGAACGCACCTTTAATGCTAAG TTGGAAAATGCCAAGCAGGTGGCCCTGAAGAACAGTGATTATGCCACAACTACCAGAGAAGAGCTGGAAGGAACCAGAATAAAAGTGGAGTCCCAGTCCATTCAGATAAACAGCCTGCAGAAACAG aaccgTGAGCTGGAGGCACGAGTGCAGGACTTGGAGCGAGCTCTGGACCGTGAGAGGCAGCTCAGCCAACAGCGGCTCTCCCAGAAGGAGCAGGAGATGGCTGACATGAGGCAGCAGATGCAAGCGCAGCTCGAGGAATACCAGAGTCTGCTGGACATCAAACTCATGCTGGACATGGAGATCAATGCTTACCGCAAGATGCTGGAGGGAGAGGAGCAACG ACTCAATCTTTCCCCGAGTCCCTCTCAGCACGCACCCATCTCCCGCACACACGTCCACGCCACACGCAAAGGCTGGGGAAAGAAACGGAAACATGAGGGCGGGTCGGGTCTCTCTCCAAGCTACAAAGTGTCCCAGCACTCGTCTGCTCGCGGCTGTGTGTCCATCGATGAGATAGACCTGGACGGAAACTTCGTAAGGCTCAAGAACAACTCTGACGTG GATCAACCACTAGGAGGCTGGATAGTGAGGAGGAGTCAACCAGGAGGAACGGACATCATCTTTAAAATCCCTCCATCCTACGTTCTGACTGCTGGACAAACGCTAACG ATCTGGTCTGCAGGAGCTCGAGTCGAGCAGAAACCACCTTCTGATCTGGTGCTGAGGAGCCCAAAGACGTGGGGAGCTGTGAATGATGTCCGAGTGTCTCTTCTGAATTTGTACAGTGAA GAAACAGCAGAGCGCTGTGTGGTGCGTCTGCAGGGTCGAACAGATGGAGATTCTGAAGACGATCTGGACGAAGAAGGCAGCGTTGGGCCAGAGATTCACCTCCGTCGCCAG gccaaaagaaagaaaaagaaatgttgtgCTCTTTCCTGA
- the lmnl3 gene encoding lamin L3 isoform X1: protein MITSTPETSAGRPSRSGRRSATAAAAAPGGSPSSVSPTRLSRLQEKEDLRQLNDRLANYIERVRQLENEKSSMRLLLEEKEESTTRELKNVRVLYETELADARKTLDNTANERARLQIEYSQLCEDHRNLVARNNKKEAELSNALERWRNLEAALNSKEADYANLLATNRRLESDVSDLTTQVDNLDTALQNAKAQVNSETLRRVDTENQMQTLHEQMEFQKQLGEQEVREMRSRYESRLVEVDSGRQKEFESKLAEAMQQLRQEHESQIQQYKDDLERTFNAKLENAKQVALKNSDYATTTREELEGTRIKVESQSIQINSLQKQNRELEARVQDLERALDRERQLSQQRLSQKEQEMADMRQQMQAQLEEYQSLLDIKLMLDMEINAYRKMLEGEEQRLNLSPSPSQHAPISRTHVHATRKGWGKKRKHEGGSGLSPSYKVSQHSSARGCVSIDEIDLDGNFVRLKNNSDVDQPLGGWIVRRSQPGGTDIIFKIPPSYVLTAGQTLTIWSAGARVEQKPPSDLVLRSPKTWGAVNDVRVSLLNLYSEETAERCVVRLQGRTDGDSEDDLDEEGSVGPEIHLRRQGYVPGQEASCAVM from the exons ATGATAACGTCAACCCCTGAGACTTCAGCCGGCCGGCCGTCTCGCTCCGGGAGACGCAGCGCCACCGCCGCCGCCGCGGCCCCGGGAGGCTCTCCGTCCTCGGTTAGCCCGACCCGCCTGAGTCGCCTGCAGGAGAAAGAGGACCTGCGACAGCTCAATGACCGCCTCGCCAACTACATCGAGCGCGTGCGCCAGCTCGAGAATGAGAAATCATCCATGCGGCTCCTTCTggaggagaaagaagagagcACGACAAGGGAGCTGAAGAATGTGCGCGTGTTGTATGAAACGGAGCTAGCCGACGCTAGAAAAACTCTGGATAACACCGCGAATGAGCGAGCCAGGCTTCAGATAGAGTACAGCCAGCTGTGTGAAGACCACCGCAATCTAGTGGCCAG GAACAACAAGAAAGAGGCTGAACTGAGCAACGCATTGGAGCGCTGGAGGAATCTCGAAGCTGCCCTGAACTCCAAAGAGGCAGACTATGCTAATTTACTAGCAACTAACCGCAGACTGGAAAGTGATGTTTCAGACCTCACGACACAAGTGGATAAT CTGGATACAGCCTTGCAGAATGCCAAAGCTCAGGTTAATTCAGAGACGCTTCGTCGAGTCGACACAGAGAACCAGATGCAGACCCTCCATGAGCAGATGGAGTTTCAGAAGCAGCTTGGTGAACAG GAAGTGCGAGAGATGCGGAGTCGGTACGAGAGTCGTCTGGTGGAGGTGGATTCAGGGAGGCAGAAGGAGTTTGAGAGTAAGTTAGCAGAGGCCATGCAGCAGCTGCGACAAGAGCACGAATCCCAGATCCAGCAGTATAAAGACGACCTGGAACGCACCTTTAATGCTAAG TTGGAAAATGCCAAGCAGGTGGCCCTGAAGAACAGTGATTATGCCACAACTACCAGAGAAGAGCTGGAAGGAACCAGAATAAAAGTGGAGTCCCAGTCCATTCAGATAAACAGCCTGCAGAAACAG aaccgTGAGCTGGAGGCACGAGTGCAGGACTTGGAGCGAGCTCTGGACCGTGAGAGGCAGCTCAGCCAACAGCGGCTCTCCCAGAAGGAGCAGGAGATGGCTGACATGAGGCAGCAGATGCAAGCGCAGCTCGAGGAATACCAGAGTCTGCTGGACATCAAACTCATGCTGGACATGGAGATCAATGCTTACCGCAAGATGCTGGAGGGAGAGGAGCAACG ACTCAATCTTTCCCCGAGTCCCTCTCAGCACGCACCCATCTCCCGCACACACGTCCACGCCACACGCAAAGGCTGGGGAAAGAAACGGAAACATGAGGGCGGGTCGGGTCTCTCTCCAAGCTACAAAGTGTCCCAGCACTCGTCTGCTCGCGGCTGTGTGTCCATCGATGAGATAGACCTGGACGGAAACTTCGTAAGGCTCAAGAACAACTCTGACGTG GATCAACCACTAGGAGGCTGGATAGTGAGGAGGAGTCAACCAGGAGGAACGGACATCATCTTTAAAATCCCTCCATCCTACGTTCTGACTGCTGGACAAACGCTAACG ATCTGGTCTGCAGGAGCTCGAGTCGAGCAGAAACCACCTTCTGATCTGGTGCTGAGGAGCCCAAAGACGTGGGGAGCTGTGAATGATGTCCGAGTGTCTCTTCTGAATTTGTACAGTGAA GAAACAGCAGAGCGCTGTGTGGTGCGTCTGCAGGGTCGAACAGATGGAGATTCTGAAGACGATCTGGACGAAGAAGGCAGCGTTGGGCCAGAGATTCACCTCCGTCGCCAG